A window from Hallerella porci encodes these proteins:
- the thiC gene encoding phosphomethylpyrimidine synthase ThiC, translating to MAFFNPFPQSRRIYVPGKIYPDLKVSMREITLDDPKCPVLPVYDTSGPYGDPEKTIDVNRGLEKLRAPWIRERLEKDGRHKTQMEYAKEGVITREMEYVAIRENQKMDELFGGKGDEITPEFVRSEIAAGRAIIPSNVNHPECEPMIIGRNFLTKINSNIGNSAVASSIEKEVEKMVWSVHWGADTVMDLSTGKDIHETREWILRNSPVPIGTVPMYQALEKVNGIADDLTWEVFRDTLIEQAEQGVDYFTIHAGLLLRFVPLALKRTTGIVSRGGSIIARWCMVHNEESFLYTHFEEICDILAKYDVCVSLGDGLRPGSTADANDEAQFAELDTLGELTEIAWKKGVQVIIEGPGHVPMHRIRENMERQEEKCHNAPFYTLGPLTTDIAPGYDHITSAIGAAMIGWYGTAMLCYVTPKEHLGLPDRDDVREGVVTYKLAAHAADLAKGHFAAHFRDDALSRARFDFRWNDQFALSLDPDRAMDYHDETLPGNGAKSSHFCSMCGPKFCSMRISRDIQEYVKTGKLSHQ from the coding sequence ATGGCGTTTTTCAATCCGTTTCCGCAGTCCCGTCGCATTTATGTGCCCGGTAAAATTTATCCCGATTTAAAAGTTTCCATGCGCGAAATTACATTGGACGATCCGAAATGTCCTGTTTTACCCGTTTACGATACGAGCGGACCTTACGGCGATCCCGAAAAAACGATTGATGTCAATCGCGGACTTGAAAAATTGCGCGCTCCGTGGATTCGCGAACGCTTAGAAAAAGACGGTCGCCACAAAACGCAGATGGAATACGCCAAAGAAGGCGTCATCACGCGGGAAATGGAATACGTCGCCATCCGCGAAAATCAAAAAATGGACGAACTCTTCGGCGGTAAAGGCGATGAAATTACGCCGGAATTTGTGCGGAGTGAAATTGCTGCGGGCCGAGCGATTATCCCGAGTAATGTGAATCACCCCGAATGCGAACCGATGATTATCGGACGTAATTTTTTGACGAAAATCAATTCGAATATCGGCAATTCCGCGGTCGCATCTTCTATCGAAAAAGAAGTGGAAAAAATGGTGTGGTCCGTGCATTGGGGTGCCGATACCGTGATGGATTTGTCGACGGGTAAAGACATTCACGAAACCCGCGAATGGATTCTGCGGAATAGTCCTGTGCCAATCGGAACGGTTCCGATGTATCAAGCTCTCGAAAAAGTAAATGGCATCGCCGACGATTTAACGTGGGAAGTTTTCCGCGATACTTTAATCGAACAAGCGGAACAAGGCGTGGATTATTTTACGATTCACGCTGGGCTTTTGCTTCGATTCGTGCCGCTTGCGCTCAAACGCACAACGGGAATTGTAAGCCGCGGTGGATCGATTATCGCACGCTGGTGCATGGTGCACAACGAAGAAAGTTTCCTTTACACGCATTTCGAAGAAATCTGCGACATCTTGGCAAAGTACGATGTCTGCGTTTCTCTCGGCGACGGACTGCGCCCGGGTTCAACGGCGGACGCGAACGATGAAGCGCAATTTGCAGAACTCGACACTCTTGGCGAACTCACAGAAATCGCTTGGAAAAAAGGCGTGCAAGTTATCATCGAAGGTCCGGGACACGTGCCGATGCACCGCATCCGCGAAAACATGGAACGTCAAGAAGAAAAATGCCACAATGCGCCGTTCTACACTCTCGGACCACTCACGACAGATATTGCGCCGGGCTACGATCACATTACATCGGCAATCGGTGCAGCGATGATCGGTTGGTATGGTACTGCGATGCTTTGCTACGTCACCCCGAAAGAACATTTAGGACTTCCGGACCGCGACGATGTGCGCGAAGGCGTTGTGACTTATAAATTAGCGGCTCACGCAGCGGATTTGGCAAAGGGACATTTTGCAGCGCATTTCCGCGATGATGCGCTTTCTCGCGCCCGCTTTGATTTCCGTTGGAACGATCAATTTGCACTTTCACTTGATCCCGATCGTGCGATGGATTATCACGACGAAACTCTCCCCGGAAACGGTGCGAAGTCTTCGCATTTCTGCTCGATGTGCGGTCCGAAATTCTGCTCGATGCGCATTTCCCGCGACATTCAAGAATATGTGAAAACCGGAAAACTTTCGCATCAATAA
- a CDS encoding hydroxymethylpyrimidine/phosphomethylpyrimidine kinase, with product MEKVLDKMNYAMTIAGFDGSAGAGILTDIKTMQFFDVYGTAVCTALTVQNEYSFARAGFLPWKQIEEQLEKLAEVRRYSYFKIGLIENAEMLWHIITWIRKHNPNAFILWDPIMGSSTGIRFFVDRDVEEFFPIFSKINLLTPNRLEYEFLKLKNCELKKTAILLKGGHADGDESEDILYENGKEYRYSSKRLPGVDKHGSGCTLSAAILANVALGKSLPEACAEAKKYIAKWFIGGENKIGFVPRLG from the coding sequence ATGGAAAAGGTTCTCGACAAAATGAATTATGCGATGACGATTGCTGGCTTTGACGGCAGCGCGGGCGCAGGCATTTTAACCGACATCAAAACGATGCAATTTTTTGATGTTTACGGAACGGCAGTTTGCACAGCGCTCACGGTGCAAAATGAATATTCCTTTGCGCGAGCGGGATTTCTTCCTTGGAAACAAATCGAAGAACAGCTCGAAAAATTAGCGGAAGTTCGTCGCTATTCTTATTTTAAAATCGGACTCATTGAAAACGCCGAAATGCTTTGGCACATCATCACATGGATTCGCAAGCATAATCCGAACGCTTTCATTTTGTGGGATCCGATTATGGGTTCAAGCACCGGCATTCGTTTTTTCGTGGACCGTGATGTCGAAGAATTTTTTCCCATCTTTTCCAAAATCAATCTTTTAACACCGAATCGTTTGGAATATGAATTTTTAAAACTGAAAAATTGCGAACTTAAAAAAACGGCAATTCTTTTAAAAGGCGGTCACGCAGACGGCGACGAATCCGAAGATATTTTATACGAAAACGGCAAAGAATATCGCTATTCGTCTAAGCGTTTACCAGGAGTCGATAAGCACGGCTCCGGCTGCACTCTTTCCGCAGCGATTCTCGCAAATGTCGCCTTGGGAAAATCGCTTCCCGAAGCTTGTGCCGAAGCAAAAAAATATATCGCCAAATGGTTCATCGGCGGCGAAAATAAAATCGGATTTGTTCCGCGTCTTGGATAA
- a CDS encoding flavodoxin family protein, whose translation MKRFLGFALSAILLCACNEQNAKENAAKNSPAEISQNETSKNAVIYYSQTGTTKKVAEEFSKQLSAKIFELKMVTPYPSTYDSTIAAVKRERESKTHPTLQNAKLNLTSFDTLYIGYPIMFGTFAPPIYTFLDSNNLSGKAIVPFCTYGSGGRLASAHEIQEIETNANVLIAFGISHKRANNSAVNVADEIKNFIDKVRAGAKEEILVGAYSEERALTQDDSAAFIAATKDYAYLNLKPLAVSSQVVAGTNYLFKCTMQAFGAPETLVSVKIFAPLPNQGEPQFIEMMKN comes from the coding sequence ATGAAACGTTTTTTAGGATTTGCTCTTTCTGCAATTTTACTTTGTGCATGCAACGAACAAAATGCAAAAGAAAATGCTGCAAAAAATTCACCTGCAGAAATTTCGCAAAATGAGACTTCAAAAAATGCGGTAATTTATTATTCGCAAACAGGCACGACGAAAAAAGTCGCCGAAGAATTTTCAAAGCAATTAAGTGCAAAAATTTTTGAACTGAAAATGGTAACGCCTTACCCTTCGACTTACGATAGCACGATTGCAGCCGTTAAACGCGAACGCGAATCGAAAACGCATCCGACTTTACAAAATGCAAAATTGAATTTGACATCTTTTGATACTTTGTACATCGGCTATCCGATTATGTTTGGAACATTTGCGCCGCCGATTTATACATTCTTAGATTCCAATAATTTGAGTGGAAAAGCAATTGTTCCGTTTTGCACTTACGGAAGCGGCGGACGCTTAGCCAGCGCCCATGAAATTCAAGAAATTGAAACGAATGCAAATGTTTTAATTGCATTCGGCATTTCCCATAAGCGGGCAAATAATTCTGCGGTCAATGTCGCAGACGAAATCAAAAATTTTATTGATAAAGTCAGAGCTGGCGCAAAAGAAGAAATTTTAGTCGGCGCTTATTCCGAAGAACGCGCGTTAACGCAAGATGATTCCGCAGCATTTATCGCTGCAACAAAAGATTACGCTTACTTAAATTTAAAACCACTTGCCGTTTCTTCGCAAGTTGTTGCGGGCACCAATTATTTATTCAAATGCACGATGCAAGCTTTTGGCGCTCCCGAAACTTTGGTAAGCGTTAAAATTTTCGCCCCGCTTCCGAATCAAGGCGAGCCGCAATTTATTGAAATGATGAAAAATTAA
- a CDS encoding site-specific integrase produces the protein MNFVDPIKSKENVSKIENYLKEKSKRNRLIFAMGVNVGLRISDILALNICDVYQKNFLEIREKKTSKFKRIFLNEKLRKLIREFLKNKPNSNKPLFVGKKGKRLNRSQVYRFLNEACDALNIYGNFGTHTLRKTFGYHHYKKFKNIVLLQKIFNHSSPAISLLYIGIDQEEIDNSYKNFVL, from the coding sequence ATGAATTTTGTGGATCCGATTAAGTCCAAAGAAAATGTTTCAAAAATTGAAAATTATTTAAAAGAAAAAAGCAAACGCAATCGTTTGATTTTTGCGATGGGCGTTAATGTGGGGCTTCGCATTAGCGATATTTTAGCGCTCAATATTTGCGATGTTTATCAAAAAAATTTTCTTGAAATTCGCGAAAAAAAGACGAGCAAATTTAAACGGATTTTTCTGAATGAAAAATTGCGGAAACTCATTCGAGAATTTTTGAAAAATAAACCGAATTCTAACAAGCCTTTATTTGTGGGCAAAAAAGGCAAACGCTTAAATCGTTCGCAAGTGTATCGCTTTTTGAATGAAGCGTGCGATGCATTAAACATTTACGGAAATTTTGGCACGCACACTCTCCGAAAAACTTTTGGTTATCATCACTATAAAAAATTCAAAAATATTGTGCTGCTGCAAAAAATTTTCAATCATTCCAGTCCTGCAATTTCGCTTTTATACATCGGAATTGATCAAGAAGAAATCGATAATTCGTATAAAAATTTTGTGCTGTAA
- a CDS encoding sialate O-acetylesterase, with protein sequence MKILKKSCAMAVSLCGIYLSLASSVWAAPDPNFHIYIAYGQSNMAGAGDIRKGVDDVEHPRYKMFATTACAQLNRPTVGEIYSAIPPMFHCGEGLSIADWFGRYMADSLPDVTVGVIPVAVGGTKIELFDKDKYANYLSGEQSWLVNWAKDYGADGNAYARIVEIGKKAQEVGVIKGVIFHQGESGAMNGNDWKTEVKKTRDDIFKALNLSADTVPFLAGEMEDSDAGGCCYTFALNQVGALPNIMENTYVVKSTGLKGNGKDSYHFSSESYQEFGRRYAEKMLQVMNKAPVEPVPQEPFKGVATKAPGKLEVEDFDKPGIGKGNDSYYDKDSENQGKSTYREGGVDLYDEGTGVVLGMTQKEEWLEYTMDFEAGDYTIDISVASGAENSSFQLLLDEKNLGDEVKVKQTADNKWDVYETVSVDAGNISAGKHIFKLLITGDYVNIDFFEFKLKSSAGDTTTSIRQSLKQKKFDESNTKYFDLHGNEIPKSKAQKLGIYVVKIPGVKAYLKKMKN encoded by the coding sequence ATGAAAATTTTGAAGAAATCGTGCGCGATGGCAGTTAGCCTCTGCGGAATTTATCTTTCGTTAGCATCTTCAGTTTGGGCGGCTCCCGATCCGAATTTTCACATTTACATTGCGTACGGTCAAAGCAATATGGCAGGCGCTGGCGACATTCGAAAAGGCGTCGATGATGTGGAACATCCGCGCTATAAAATGTTTGCAACGACAGCGTGCGCACAGTTGAATCGTCCAACGGTCGGTGAAATTTATTCGGCGATTCCTCCGATGTTTCATTGTGGCGAAGGCTTGTCGATTGCGGATTGGTTTGGCCGCTACATGGCGGATAGTTTGCCCGATGTCACCGTGGGCGTGATTCCTGTCGCAGTTGGCGGCACAAAAATTGAACTTTTCGACAAAGACAAATACGCCAATTATTTATCAGGCGAACAATCTTGGCTTGTCAATTGGGCAAAAGATTATGGCGCCGATGGAAACGCTTACGCGCGCATTGTTGAAATTGGAAAAAAAGCGCAAGAAGTCGGCGTTATTAAAGGCGTGATTTTTCACCAAGGCGAATCGGGCGCGATGAACGGAAACGATTGGAAAACCGAAGTGAAAAAAACGCGCGACGATATTTTTAAAGCGCTCAATTTGAGTGCCGATACGGTGCCGTTTCTAGCGGGCGAAATGGAAGATTCCGATGCGGGCGGCTGCTGTTATACTTTTGCATTAAATCAAGTTGGCGCTCTCCCAAATATCATGGAAAATACTTATGTGGTCAAATCGACCGGCTTAAAAGGCAACGGAAAAGATTCATATCATTTTAGCAGCGAATCGTATCAAGAATTTGGGCGTCGCTATGCCGAAAAAATGTTGCAAGTGATGAACAAGGCGCCGGTGGAACCTGTTCCGCAAGAACCATTCAAAGGCGTTGCCACAAAAGCTCCGGGGAAATTAGAAGTCGAAGATTTCGATAAACCGGGAATTGGAAAAGGAAACGATTCGTATTACGATAAAGATTCCGAAAATCAAGGAAAGTCCACTTACCGCGAAGGCGGCGTCGATTTATATGACGAAGGCACAGGCGTTGTTCTTGGCATGACGCAAAAAGAGGAATGGCTTGAATACACGATGGATTTTGAAGCGGGCGATTACACAATCGATATTAGCGTTGCATCGGGTGCAGAAAATTCCAGCTTTCAATTACTTCTCGACGAGAAAAATTTAGGCGACGAAGTGAAAGTCAAACAAACCGCCGATAACAAGTGGGATGTTTACGAAACGGTCAGCGTGGATGCCGGAAATATTTCTGCGGGCAAACACATTTTCAAACTTTTAATCACGGGCGATTATGTGAATATTGACTTCTTTGAATTTAAGTTAAAGTCATCGGCGGGGGATACGACGACAAGCATTCGCCAAAGTTTAAAACAAAAAAAATTTGATGAATCGAACACTAAATATTTTGATTTACACGGAAATGAAATTCCAAAATCCAAAGCGCAAAAATTAGGAATTTACGTTGTAAAAATTCCGGGCGTAAAAGCTTACTTGAAAAAAATGAAGAATTAG
- a CDS encoding putative toxin-antitoxin system toxin component, PIN family, with protein sequence MAKQLKIVIDTNVLIQMLGRFSKYHFLWKKFIAGEYILCISNEILHEYEEILNQHTSPIVLNFFMKIIEFSDNIIQKDPFFKMNLIKKDPDDNKFVDGAFASQADFIVTNDNHFAELKQIDFPKIEIKTIDEFAELLASK encoded by the coding sequence ATGGCTAAGCAGTTGAAAATCGTAATTGATACAAATGTTTTAATTCAAATGCTAGGCCGATTTAGCAAGTATCATTTTTTGTGGAAAAAATTTATTGCAGGTGAATATATTCTTTGTATTTCAAATGAAATTTTGCATGAATATGAAGAAATTTTAAATCAACATACCTCCCCAATTGTTTTGAATTTTTTCATGAAAATTATTGAGTTCTCAGATAACATCATTCAAAAAGATCCTTTTTTCAAAATGAATTTGATAAAAAAAGATCCAGACGATAATAAATTTGTGGATGGCGCTTTTGCATCTCAAGCAGATTTTATCGTTACGAATGATAATCATTTTGCAGAACTTAAACAAATTGATTTTCCGAAAATAGAAATTAAAACAATCGATGAATTTGCAGAATTACTCGCTTCTAAATAA
- a CDS encoding DUF4321 domain-containing protein: MSRNNSFGRLILFVVLGLIIGGVLGECFGFLFGKLGELMNAGGYNNIVHNFFVKPFWALNTGSGSEMQPFVLDLYMIKISFGLALKLNVMSLVGLAAGLYIMKWSGER, translated from the coding sequence ATGTCGCGCAACAATAGCTTTGGAAGACTTATTCTTTTTGTTGTCCTCGGACTCATCATCGGTGGTGTCCTCGGCGAATGCTTCGGCTTTCTCTTTGGAAAACTCGGCGAATTGATGAATGCGGGCGGTTACAACAATATCGTGCACAATTTCTTTGTAAAACCGTTCTGGGCTTTGAATACAGGTTCCGGTAGCGAGATGCAACCGTTTGTGCTCGATTTGTATATGATTAAAATTTCCTTTGGCCTTGCGCTCAAATTGAACGTAATGAGTCTTGTCGGCCTCGCTGCAGGTCTTTACATTATGAAATGGTCCGGAGAACGCTAA
- the gatA gene encoding Asp-tRNA(Asn)/Glu-tRNA(Gln) amidotransferase subunit GatA encodes MKSIQELKSALENGETTAVKLTEESLASIEQTKELNAYISVLADRALEKAKASDARRKEGKTLGALDGIPIAIKDNLCLEGTRTTAASKILEKFVSPYTATAVGKIEAQGAVIVGKTNMDEFAMGSSSESSYFGAVENPVDKSRVPGGSSGGSAVAVATGTVPVALGSDTGGSIRQPAACTGIVGLKPTYGRVSRYGLIAYASSLDQIGPLASNVQDAAIVLSAICGQDLHDNTTSQRKTEDFGSKIGESLKGKVIGVPKEYFAEGLDAGCKAAIENVLKKAEAEGATLQEISMPNIRYAVASYYIIATAEASSNLSRFDGVRYTYRSKEAKNLYDLYAMSRSEAFGKEVQRRIMLGSYVLSSGFFDAYYVQAQKVRRLISNDFTKAFESCDVIASPVMPGLPLKRGVNESDPMAMYLSDIYTVSLNLAGLPGISVPCGKSEGLPVNIQWIGKPYAETDLLSIAAAAEKLH; translated from the coding sequence ATGAAATCCATCCAAGAATTGAAATCCGCACTCGAAAACGGTGAAACGACTGCGGTAAAGCTTACCGAAGAATCCCTCGCTTCGATTGAGCAAACAAAAGAATTGAACGCCTACATTTCTGTCCTCGCCGACCGTGCGCTCGAAAAAGCAAAAGCGAGCGATGCCCGTCGGAAAGAAGGCAAAACTCTCGGCGCTTTGGACGGCATTCCTATTGCCATTAAAGACAACCTTTGCCTCGAAGGCACCCGCACAACTGCCGCTTCGAAAATTCTCGAAAAATTCGTTTCGCCTTACACCGCAACCGCTGTCGGAAAAATTGAAGCACAAGGTGCTGTGATCGTTGGCAAAACCAATATGGACGAATTTGCGATGGGCTCTTCGAGCGAATCTTCGTACTTTGGCGCTGTCGAAAATCCGGTGGACAAATCCCGCGTGCCGGGCGGTTCTTCGGGCGGTTCTGCAGTTGCAGTCGCAACGGGAACAGTTCCTGTCGCACTCGGTAGCGATACCGGTGGATCGATTCGTCAACCCGCAGCTTGCACCGGCATCGTCGGTCTCAAGCCGACTTATGGTCGCGTTTCGCGTTACGGCTTAATCGCATACGCATCGAGCTTGGATCAAATCGGACCTCTCGCTTCGAATGTTCAGGATGCTGCAATCGTGCTCTCGGCAATTTGCGGACAAGATTTACACGATAACACAACGAGTCAGCGCAAAACCGAAGACTTCGGCAGTAAAATCGGCGAAAGCTTAAAAGGCAAAGTCATCGGCGTTCCGAAAGAATACTTCGCCGAAGGACTTGACGCAGGCTGCAAAGCGGCGATTGAAAACGTCCTCAAGAAAGCCGAAGCCGAAGGCGCAACTCTCCAAGAAATTTCGATGCCGAATATTCGTTATGCGGTCGCGAGCTATTACATTATCGCTACCGCCGAAGCGTCGAGCAACCTTTCTCGCTTTGACGGTGTCCGTTACACTTACCGCAGCAAAGAAGCGAAGAATCTCTACGATCTTTACGCAATGTCGCGCAGCGAAGCCTTCGGAAAAGAAGTGCAACGTCGCATTATGCTCGGTTCTTACGTTTTGAGCTCGGGATTCTTTGACGCATATTATGTGCAAGCACAAAAAGTACGCCGTTTGATTTCGAACGATTTCACCAAAGCATTTGAATCGTGCGATGTGATTGCTTCTCCGGTAATGCCGGGTCTTCCGTTAAAGCGCGGCGTCAACGAAAGCGATCCGATGGCGATGTATCTTTCGGATATTTACACGGTGAGCTTGAACCTCGCCGGTCTTCCGGGCATTTCCGTTCCGTGCGGAAAATCCGAAGGGCTTCCGGTGAATATTCAATGGATTGGCAAACCTTACGCAGAAACCGATTTGCTTTCGATTGCTGCAGCCGCTGAAAAGCTTCACTAA
- a CDS encoding T9SS type A sorting domain-containing protein encodes MNLFRLAFPAIFSAAFASNAFSFTLEGDVKNKEGAKIAEASVELLQKGLQTKTDVSGHFKLSDEKETALISQKISANQWQVQNRMLFVEAPFSNSLQIRIFDLNGIELLSQRGTGAMTVDLQKLTPQAMYVAKISNGNSHEIFRFSPAVNSHGKSKSVENSSGKIFKKEAVFGDTLRIIAENFDTLQIPLANLDTTLELTLSEKAPAEEKFAFGWAKKNAPVPTRGCGKSWNRVKSGSYDFYWSQGKRTIRIDIPENYDNQKPYRLVFGMHCMGGWAGGVRDEGYYGLKPLDSEMTTIFVAPEGNGNQAPWAQPDYTLFDELLADLESNLCIDSSRVFIAGFSYGSMFTNGLSRNHQDVVRAVAVYETADVNIWLPEHSGKPIAWMGVLGLQDDLCKPEMGRSARNTALKYASAAGKDATKEQAEEYPGYGNHICYNYKDVDVRFPVRWCTQNGGHIWNHKDPGAQTTWVPVATWDFFTQF; translated from the coding sequence ATGAATCTTTTTCGTTTGGCTTTTCCCGCCATTTTCTCGGCTGCGTTTGCGTCGAATGCATTTTCGTTTACATTAGAAGGCGATGTAAAAAATAAAGAAGGCGCAAAAATCGCCGAAGCCTCTGTGGAACTTTTGCAAAAAGGATTGCAGACAAAAACGGATGTGAGCGGACATTTTAAACTTTCCGATGAAAAAGAAACCGCGTTAATTTCGCAGAAAATTTCGGCAAATCAATGGCAAGTGCAAAACCGCATGCTTTTTGTCGAAGCGCCATTTTCGAACTCTTTGCAAATTCGCATTTTTGATTTGAATGGCATTGAACTTTTATCGCAGCGTGGAACTGGCGCGATGACGGTGGATTTGCAAAAGTTAACGCCGCAAGCGATGTATGTCGCTAAAATTTCAAATGGCAATTCTCATGAAATTTTCCGTTTTTCGCCCGCGGTCAATTCCCATGGAAAATCCAAAAGTGTGGAAAATTCTTCGGGGAAAATTTTCAAAAAAGAAGCGGTCTTCGGTGACACTCTTCGCATTATCGCAGAAAATTTTGACACATTGCAAATTCCTCTCGCCAATTTAGATACGACTCTCGAATTGACTCTTTCTGAAAAAGCGCCCGCCGAAGAAAAATTTGCATTTGGTTGGGCAAAGAAAAATGCACCCGTGCCGACTCGCGGCTGCGGCAAATCGTGGAACCGCGTCAAATCGGGCAGTTACGATTTTTATTGGAGTCAAGGAAAGCGTACCATTCGAATTGACATTCCCGAAAATTACGACAATCAAAAACCGTATCGTTTAGTTTTTGGAATGCATTGCATGGGCGGTTGGGCAGGCGGCGTCCGCGATGAAGGTTATTACGGATTAAAGCCTCTCGATTCCGAGATGACGACGATTTTTGTCGCCCCCGAAGGAAACGGAAATCAAGCTCCGTGGGCGCAGCCGGATTACACTCTCTTCGATGAACTTTTAGCGGACTTAGAAAGCAATCTTTGCATCGATTCGTCGCGTGTCTTTATCGCAGGATTCAGTTACGGTTCCATGTTTACCAATGGACTTTCTCGCAATCATCAAGATGTTGTCCGCGCTGTCGCCGTTTATGAAACTGCCGACGTTAACATTTGGCTTCCGGAACATTCGGGAAAGCCTATCGCTTGGATGGGAGTTCTCGGTTTACAAGATGATTTGTGCAAGCCGGAAATGGGACGCTCCGCGCGAAATACGGCGCTTAAATATGCAAGCGCTGCGGGCAAAGATGCGACCAAAGAACAAGCCGAAGAATATCCGGGCTACGGCAATCATATCTGCTACAATTACAAAGATGTGGACGTTCGTTTCCCGGTGCGTTGGTGCACGCAAAATGGCGGTCACATTTGGAATCACAAAGATCCGGGCGCGCAGACAACATGGGTTCCCGTAGCAACTTGGGATTTCTTTACGCAGTTTTAA
- a CDS encoding HsdM family class I SAM-dependent methyltransferase: MNKVKKQGQVYTPLSIVKLMLDSVGYEGCKILKKHIIDNSCGDGAFLTESVFRYCNEYFQSKNSDLKKLKKDLESYIHGIEIDEIEYKKCLENLNAVGLKFGLSNVKWNVLNRSALEVNVFNHQMDYVVGNPPYVRVHNLEQMYESVKKFQFAQEGMTDLYIVFFEICFELMNDSGVMCVITPSSWLNSLAGTKLRHYILENKNLKKLIDLEHYQAFNATTYTIISQFNKKENDSIFYYTYDGKLHKKENLSYANFVIDGKFYLASKKDLDLLHKIRNSNLPCRVQVKNGFATLADKIFIGNFEFEDCVIDVIKASSGKWTKCVYPYNAKGKPFSELEFQKFKKAYSYLLLHKENISSHGDGSAWFLFGRSQGVLDVKKNKIAINSLIKDIDTIKLNEVPAGKGVYSGLYILTEFSFEKIKSILQTEDFVEYISLLKNYKSGGYYTYSSKDLEMYLNYKLSGEKYE; encoded by the coding sequence ATGAATAAAGTAAAGAAACAAGGTCAAGTTTATACACCATTGTCTATTGTAAAACTAATGCTTGATAGTGTTGGTTATGAAGGTTGTAAAATTTTAAAGAAACATATAATTGATAATAGTTGCGGTGATGGAGCTTTTTTGACTGAGAGTGTATTCAGGTATTGTAATGAATATTTTCAATCAAAGAATTCTGATTTAAAGAAATTAAAAAAAGATTTGGAGTCTTATATCCATGGAATAGAAATTGATGAGATTGAATATAAAAAGTGTTTGGAAAACTTGAATGCCGTTGGTTTAAAATTTGGATTATCAAATGTAAAATGGAACGTGTTAAATAGAAGCGCATTAGAGGTTAATGTATTTAATCATCAAATGGATTATGTTGTCGGAAATCCTCCTTATGTGAGGGTTCACAATCTTGAACAAATGTATGAGTCTGTAAAAAAGTTTCAGTTCGCACAAGAGGGAATGACAGACCTTTATATTGTATTTTTTGAGATTTGTTTTGAACTGATGAATGATAGTGGGGTGATGTGCGTGATTACACCAAGTTCTTGGCTAAATAGCTTAGCAGGGACTAAATTAAGGCATTATATTCTTGAAAATAAAAATTTAAAGAAGCTTATAGATTTAGAGCATTATCAAGCATTTAATGCAACTACATATACAATCATATCACAGTTTAATAAAAAAGAAAATGATTCAATTTTTTATTACACCTATGATGGAAAATTACATAAGAAAGAAAATTTGTCTTATGCAAATTTTGTAATTGATGGAAAATTTTATTTGGCTTCAAAAAAAGATTTAGACTTATTGCATAAAATAAGAAATTCAAATTTACCATGCCGTGTTCAAGTTAAAAATGGATTTGCCACTCTAGCTGATAAAATTTTTATTGGAAATTTTGAATTTGAAGATTGTGTAATTGATGTGATTAAAGCCTCATCTGGAAAATGGACTAAGTGCGTCTATCCTTATAATGCTAAAGGAAAACCTTTTTCGGAGTTAGAATTTCAAAAATTTAAAAAGGCGTATTCATATTTATTATTGCATAAAGAGAACATTTCTTCTCACGGAGATGGAAGTGCTTGGTTTTTATTTGGGCGTTCTCAAGGAGTTCTTGATGTGAAGAAAAATAAAATCGCCATAAATAGTCTTATTAAAGATATTGATACAATTAAATTGAATGAAGTTCCTGCGGGAAAAGGCGTGTATAGCGGCTTATATATTTTAACAGAATTTTCTTTTGAAAAAATAAAGTCAATTTTACAAACAGAAGACTTTGTTGAATACATCTCTCTTTTAAAAAATTATAAATCAGGAGGATATTATACATATTCATCCAAAGATCTTGAAATGTATTTGAATTATAAACTAAGTGGGGAAAAGTATGAATAA